aaatgttacattttcaTGTTCTCTCAAAAAAATCTTTGTTGTGGGAATGGGACTCCCCACCTCTAAGCCATTGGGAAGAGGAACTCCACCTGGGTGAACAGTGGAGGGGGAGTTGTGGcatcacttcttctttttttttttttccaatttatttattttcagaaaaacagtattcattattttttcaccacacccagtgctccatgcaatccatgccctctataatacccaccacctggtaccccaacctcccaccccccgccacttcaaacccctcagattgtttttcagagtccatagtctttcgtggttcacctccccttccaatttagcccaactcccttctcctctctaacaccccttgtcctccatgctatttgttatgcaccacaaataagtgaaaccatatgatcattgactctctctgcttgacttatttcactcagcataatctcttccagtcccgtccatgttgctacaaaagttgggtattcatcctttctgatggaggcataatactccatagtgtatatggaccacatcttccttatccattcatccgttgaagggcatcttggttctttccatagtttggcgaccgtggccattgctgctataaacattggggtagagatggcccttcttttcacgacatctgtatctttggggtaaatacccaggagtgtggcATCACTTATAACAGAAAACTGTGCTGTCCTGTCTcccccctctgcccacccacccccccgtcTGTGTCTGGTGACCTGACTTCCGGCCTCTGTCCATTCTGATGCACTGTCGTAAACTTGTCATAAATGACACCATCCTTCCTTGTGTGTCTCCTCTAGCTTGAGTGGCCTCGTGCATCCCTCCCCTAAGACAGTGCCTGCATCCTAGAGAGAATATAAGGAGAACATAATTTAAGGGAAGACACAGTACATGGTTAGAACCAAGAAAAATGCAGAGTAACGGAAATATCAGTGCTGAGAAGcctaggggaggggcaggcaggaaaGAGTTCGTGAAAGAGGTAAAAATCTTGAGTTGTGCCTTGAGGTAGCCAATACTTTCCATGGTTTATGTCTCATTTGAATTTTACAAAATCTTGTTAAAGGTACTTTTCCTTGGAATGGAAGGGATTTTCGTGGTCCGCTGTTGGATTCCACACCAGCCGCTGTGGGgctctcccactgcctccttgGTGTGCCTCTTCCTCCCAGGGCCTCATAGTAGTGTTGTTTTCTGAGCCTAGCCTTCCTTTGGCCTCCCACTCTTCTCTCGAACCCCCTCCCTGGAGGCAGATTTGCTGTACTCGCACAGGCTCCCGTCCCGCTTCACCCCCTGGCAGCACCGTATCCCCTCCCTTTTCCATGGCCTGTCTTTATGGCCACATTGGTCCTGCTCAGCCACAGGCCTGACCTGCCTTTCTGGTCCCAACTCTGAAGCTGTTCTGTGAGATTCTCAGACCACTGAGGGATACGACTATATCTGTCTTCATTATATCCCTGTGGGCTGCCACAATAGTGACGTCCAGGAGGTGTTTCACAATGTTGATGGAGTGAATTAATTCACCTTCCTGTGGAATTTTTGTGATATGCCTACTTCATTCTAGTTGTTTCTGTTAACCTTTGTTTTGGCCCTAATTCCTAATTATCTCTTTATTCATTAGCTTCTGGACATGTTTCTCCACCTCTGCGCTCTGCCTTTTTCTGGTCTTCTGTTCTTCATTCTTGATTCCTGGTATTTCCATACCCACATTTCATCATCATGCATCATGCATCAGTGCTCTCGTTCTCCAAAATGTGCAGAATCTAAAGACCTCATCTCAGTGAAGTTGGCCCTCCCTTCCTATTTCAGCTTCtctccagaaggaagcctgcAGTGCACACGGCTGTGTGCCTGTCTGACCCTGCCCCTGAGTGCGTCTGCACTTACAtctgctccccatcccctccccacctcggCAGCTGTGTACACATGGCTTTCAGAGTCCGATTCGAGCCCCGTCGCATTTCCAGACTCTCCTGTACTTTGCTTCATATTATCTGTTCTCCATTCTAAGCCCCCTCATCCTCATAACTTTCACTGTATATGTGTCATTCTTCTTCTGGCCACGCAACCCTGCCTTCGTGTCATTTTGCCCCCAGATCATGAGTCCCCTCAACAGTAATTGTGTCTGGTATATCGTGTTTTTTTTGTCAATATCTGCATAGTACTGGTGCACAGGTATTAAGTTCTGTGGAATTGAATGAGATGTAGGAACTTGATAACGTGACAAAACAATGTCtgtaatacattttctttctttttttttttccaatttatttgttcattttctttcttattcttttaaagagtCTCAGGTCATCTGTCAGTGAAGGAATTCGGCAGTAGATGAACGAATGTGTAAACAAGAggacataagaaagaaaaaggtaccCTCCAGTAGATTTCTTATGCTGCATGCCAGTTGAAGCCCTCTCCTCTTGTCTCCGCGAACTTGTCAGCACTATTCAGCTTTTTTTTCAAAGCTCTCATGCATGTGCATTTTACGCATTATGTCACGTTATCTACCTGAAATAATGAGACAGAATTTTAGAGGTACCCACACGATCTCAAGATCACCCACTTTTTCTAGAACAAGAAACAGTGATAACTGTTGTCGGTGCAGCGCTTGACAGTTAACGACTGTATAAATTGTCAGCGGCCCTGTAAAGAAAATGGGCCTATATTAGAGACTAGTGGAGAAGTGAGCTTTCCAAAGCAAACTCAGGGTTCTGCCACaggtttgttgttattttctgaTTCTGTGTTCTTTATGTTCTGGtgttcactttaattttttcGATTCCCAGTAGTTAGCATGCAGTGTTggcttagtttcaggtgtgtgagACAGGCAACGGCTCTGTGCATCCGAGGGCTCACCCTGGGAGTGTGCCCCTTAGTGCTATCTCCAGTTTCAAGTGTCCCCGATGGCATTCATGATCATAGCGATGTAGGGGCACAGCGGGCATTGGGAGTCTGGGCTTCTGACTCTCGCCTGCTGCTCCGTACAATGTTTTCTATGTGTATTATTAGCATATTTGTTAAAATCTCAGTGGGGAGAAGCCTGTTTGTGGACCTTCTGTTTAATTCGCCTCTGGATCTCCTCACAGCTTTTGTCCAAAGAATGCTTGTCCTGCGCTTCCAGACAAAACAGTAAGCTTTGTGAGAGCAGGGTgtatttcttgctttattttctcgtgtccccctcctcccccaccccccgtcgGAATGAATGTTGAGCTCCCAGGGGTGTTCAGtaactatttattgaatggatgactttgtatttttttgttctttaaggaTGAGAGTTTTCATAATGTCCTTCAACCTCTTTGATAATATTTGTGGTGTAAAAAGTCTTTAATGATTTGGTACTTGGGCATATAGGTATATGCACATGTAAACTGAGAGGGTCAGTACGATCGGAAGCCAAAGTTAAAACATGAATAAAGGGccataagaaaacaaatggaggggcgcctggtggctcagttggttaaacgtccgactcttgattttggctcagatcatgatctcagggtcatgagattgagccccgcattgagctctgtgctcagcaggatgtctgctcgagattctctctctccctctgcccctcccctgcacgcgcacatgcagtctctctctctctcaaataaacaaatctttaaaaaaaaataggaaagaaatgccCATAGAAAGATTCAgaatggggaaaagaagaaataagagtaTAGAATATGAGAAAGCAAagtctagggttttttttttttttctctataaactTGCAATAGAATATGGCAGTATGCTTATTCTAGAACTAAGATTTGCATTCTTGAGAATTCTGTGTTTCatagaaatattcaaaatatagcaTGCCCTATATATTTGAAGTTAACTTTTGGTCTTATATTTTCCTGCATTTAGCATGGGAAATAAAGATGATTAAGAGTAAAGATGgtgactttttttgtttgcttaatttttatttttatagatgtgTGTGTTGAGGCTTATACAAGTTATTTGATCAGttgaaaagattgaaaaaaatcttaaattcacAAAGTTCTAAAGAAACCTCTGCACTAGAAGCAAGCaggtaagcatttttttttaactaagtagCACATAAATTAATACTTCACATCCAGTCTAATTAGGCGAGGACGGCTTAGTTAGAATTTATTTCTGAACAAGAAAATCCAGGTTTGTGGCTAGAATGTAGCTCCAGGAGAGTGGAGTGCATGAAATGGTGAAATCTATAACACGTTCCTATAAACCCTTTGGTTATAGACCACAGTTCCAACACATCATTATGCTTGCAGTGGAAAAGTATATTTGGAATCCCCTTCCCTGAGGACTAGCAAAGTCCTGTTGATTTTTAAGGCATACCTACCATTCATCTTGGTTTTTcccatctcatttttttccctagacATGCCCAGAGTATTACCATTGATGTATTTTGCACCAGCATTATATTATTATGAAACAGTATAGGGCACATCCAGTTGAAATTtacaaacaggaaagaaaaagcttatgaaataggaaaaagaTGATGGCTCTCTTTGTTATACTGTGATTGTCTTGTTCCCTTCCTGGTGTGCATTTTCAATCAGCCAGGGTAGATGAGTGACTCAGAAAATGAGTAGTTAGGTCCTGTCAGCACCGTGAGACGCACAGTTGGTGCAGTGGGAGGAGCCCGGGCTGGTCCTGCACATACCAGCTGGGCTGCCTGCATCAAGGTTGCCTGGTGCCTTGCGTGCTCTGTTGTGTGAGGCTAACAGTCCCTCCCCCTGCAGGCGGAGTTAGGTTTCTAAATTTTAGGAATTAAGGTTTTAGATTTGGAAGGAACTTGAGAGACCATATGCTCCACATGTCTCATGATGGAGATTAAGAACGGACACATCCCAAAGGAAACGATTCTCTGGTCCTAGGTCTCTGCCCCCTTTCACATCAAGGCATTTAACTAAGTGGTCAGCCCCCACTGTGCTTGTGTCTCTAGCCCGTTGCACTTGTGCTTCTGCCCCCATTCGTCCACACTTAGCAGACACTTGATGAGTGGCCCTTCTGCGGCCCGTGTGTCTCCAGCGGCTCCGCTTTGCTGCGGCCCTCAGCAGCACCTGCAGCCCCTCCGGCCACTTCCACGTTCGGCCCCTGGGGAGCTGGCCCTCTAGTGTTCTTCCCGGCTTTGCCATTGCCGCTGTGCTCCTCGGATAGAAACACCTCAGTGAGCTCTGTGTCTACAATCCTGTCCCTTTGCAACGCTGTCCTTGATAAACAGACATTGTGCGCTTTCTTGCTCAGAATTACCTTGGAGGACTTTTTTTCTCCAGAAGAGCAGCTCTGAGCTCTGGAGTCAGGAAAGCCAGAGCAGCGTTGGCGCACGGTAAATCCATCATGCTTGCCAAGCCCAGAAACACCAATATAAGGATAAATAGGAAATGCGCACGGGATCAGTCAGTAGAGGTTGGGATTAGGCTTCAGCGTTGGTCGTGCTGAGTGCTTGCCTTCCCTCCACACCAGTTCTGATGCTCCGGGACTGGGCACACCGTGGCGGGTCTCCAGACATTTTGGGTTTCCTTACAGTGTGTTTCCTCACTACCTGACTGCCCATCCTCAGATGTGGGATGCCTCATAGAGCCCAGCAGGGGCTTCGGGgcctttgttgagtttttttctttttctttctttcactgttcGGCTTCCTTTTGAATGGGGTTGACGCTTTCTAATGTGGGGGGCAAGAGGGAAGTGTATCCAGCCCACTTGATGGCAGATGCACTGTGAGTGATTTCTCACCAGCTCCCGGAGCACCGAGCTTGCTCTTTCTGCCGTTGGGTAAATGTAAACTTGGAGTCAGCTGCTCTGAGGGATTTCCCAGGTTGCTGCTAGGCGGTCAGTTTTAGCTGATTGAGGAGACAGTAGTAGTTCGTATTGGGGAGGTACTGGGGAGGGAGAATGAGGCAGGCGGAGAAGAAGAGGGGGATTCGGGTATGAACGGTAGGACAgggcaagagagaggagggggttagagaatgggagaagaaggtCACGAATGGGAGAGCCCGAGGAACGTGGTGGAAACCCGCAGTTGTACCCACACTGACCTAAAATAGCTCCATCCCCTTGCCTGGGCCCTGTGGCCTGGGCCAGGCTGCATCGGTGGCTTCTATGACCTCCCCGCTCCTCACCCCCTGCACCTGGGGCCTGCTGCACAGACAGTTTGTCCTGAAAATTGATGGCGTGCAGGTGCAGGTGCCTGAGCGTTGTAAGGcatggggggcggtgggggtggcAGGTTGTGGCTGGGAACACACTGTGAAGAAAGAGCACAGGGGGCGCCAAAGTCGGCATTGCTGACCAGGTGATGTGGTCGCTCCAAAATTAACTTTGGGAATTACACTTCTCTAATTGTCTCTACTAGCCCTCTCTGGACTAGACAGATTTTGGAGAGAATTGCCACAGAATTTAACCAGTTACAGTTTCATGCTGTTCAGAGCAAAGGCATGCCTCTTCTGGACAAAGTAAGACCAGTAAGTGTTGGTTTCAATTTTCAATGTGCTGTTTGCAAATTTCCTGGATGATTTTGGTTTGACCTAGCATTGCCCCCTGATAATTGCTACTCTACAGGATTTTGAAGCtagctttgaattttttttttcagtgtctctTGCTTGGGACCCTGCTTCCATTATGTCACACTAGATAGATTTTGTGTAGAGACATGAGTGTAGTCTCCAAACTATGCAAGTAAAATTAATTCTGAATTTCATGTAACTTTACACATCATATGATGTAGTCATAGTTCATTTATCCAAAGCCCTTGACTGGGTTTAAATGCACGTTTGTCAGATTTACTCCGTAGCTTAAGAGGCAGTTAAATTTTTGTCGTTCAGTAATTGTCTAAACTTCGCTTTGATGAAGCCGACTTACTTTCAAAGAAATCATAGGGAGGggacgcctcagtggctcagtcggttaagccactgcctctggcttaggtcatgatcccagggtcctgggatcgagtcccaccttgggttccttgcttggcaggaagcctgcttctctttctgcctgtgccTCCttgtgtgcttgtgctctctctctctcgacaaataaataaataaaaatctttaaaaaaaaaaagaaagaaagaaagcaatcacGGGGAGAAGAGATTCATTGTTATTCTCTAGGAAATGTTGGGATTTTAATCTTACATATATTCTGGTAGAATtagatatgtatataaattatacacatatatttgagTTTTTAGAAACTGTTGTGCCTGGACCTTCTTTCCTGGTCTCTCTGTTCTTGCAGCGTATAGCCAGCATTACGGCCATGCTGCAGCAGTCCCTGGGAGGCCTGCTGCTAGAAGGGCTTCAGACTTCCAATGTGGACATCATATGGCACTGCCTCCGGACCTACGCTACAATTGACAAGACACGGGACGCACAGGCGTTAGTCAGTCAAGTACTGGTGAAACCGTACATGGATGAGGTTTGTGCCCCCATGCACCTCATTCCGCAAACACAGAGCATCTACTCTGGCTTCGATTCTTGACTGGGTGTGAGAGAGCTCAGGGCTCTTCCTTGAAGATGCTCCTAGTTCCTGCTCTTCTGGTTGTAAGAAAAGGTTGGTCCCGCTTGGTGCCCATCAGCATGGCAGGAATCAGGCATGCGCTCTGGTCTCTTCCAGTGATGCCATAAGCTCAGGGATCATCTTAATTTAGTAGGGGTGAGGGACTTGCCTAGGAAGAAGGTACGGATCAGAACATTTTCAGGTCAATTTCCATTTCCGTAAGTTATACGTTAATGAAGTTGCCGAAAAGCGTGACCCCACCAAGGCGCCCATGCCCACTGGAGGAGCTGGAAGACAGCTCTGTGCGCAGGGAAAGTCCGTGAGGGGAGGCGTCTTCACAGAATGGATGTGGCCTAAGTCCTGAAGACCATGGGGGAGTTTGCCAGGctaggaaggtgggagggagggaatatTCAAAGATAAAGGGCTTTTATGGGTGAGTTAGCGGGGTAGTACCTTAAGTCCGGAACTTGGTTACCCAGTGTTCTTGACCTATGAGGATACAGTTAAATACAGGGAGTCAGTGTATCCTGTCTCTGAGCGGCCGGAGTATGGGCTGCACCGTGTGAGGCCGCCAGCAATCAGCAGCTTCCCACTTAGAGAGTGTCGGTTTCATCTAGTTCAGGCTGACAGAGGTCATGAAGCCAAGTCTCAGCGTTTGAGGGCTTTCTTCCAGTCACCTGCCAGTGCGAGTGTTCTTTCTGTCCGGTAAGTATAAAGCTACCCACCATGACTTCAGGATGAAAGGCTTCCAGTATCCCATTGATAGAAGTGAAATTGAAGGATTATTTTCAGTAATCTTCTCAGCTTCATTAGGACTACTAAAAGTAAATGATCTGTCAGTTCTTTGTATGTATCCTATTATAGTTCATAGCTCTCTCTGTGGGGGTGAAAAAGATCACGTTATTCTTTGtcactaaatgaaaatattttagttatttaatttatGCCCTTTTCATTGAACTGAATCTAATATGCTAAGTTAGGGAAGTACTTTACGTTTTCGTGTCATTAAATGAACTGTGGCCACGTTTGTATTTTAAGTTTGTATGCTTGTCATTCACCTCCTGCAACTCAGCctcaccaaaaaaaataaaatactaaagcaaaATAAGATGTGTTTTCTTCCATCACTTTCCATCTCAGCCCTTTCCCTGTTCTGGAGACGGCAGAGGATAAGGCCAGAGTGAAGATGGTACAGAGCTGTTGTCTGGAGATACAGTATTTCACTTTTAAGCTCAGAAGGGAAGCAGATGAGTGTGTGTGATGTTTTAGCTTCAGGCCAGTCTCTGTCCCCCAGCCTCTGTGTTCCCCAGGGTTGGAGCAGTATTTCCAAATCCCGGGACCTAGATTTTCGTGCCGCTGTTACTTACCTCCTGTTTAGAAAGCAtactgagtggggaggaggaaggacgAAGTGCATTTTTAAGGTTTACTTGATTCTTTTCTCTGTAGTGTATAGTTCATACTTCTCTTTTAggtgctttaaaaacaaacaaataaataaataaataaataaataaataaataaataaataaaataaaacgctCTTCCTTCTGCTAGGTGATTGTAGAGCAGATCGTTGAGTCTCATCCGGACGGCCTGAAGATCATGTATGCTAATAAGCTCCTGGAGTTCGTTCCTCACCACTGCCGCCTTCTTCGAGAGGTCACAGGAGGAGCCATCTCAAGGTGCCGTAAACTGCTGTGCATGCGGTCTAGCTCAGTTTAGTGACCACCTGTCACCTCCTCATGTGCCGCTTATCCCTGGCTGTCCTGTCTGACCCAGGAACGTGTGCTTTTCCCTATTTGTTACCAGTGCTGTGAGGCAGGTGTCGCTTGCCTGGGTTTACAGGGAAGGGAATGAAGAGTGGGGACGAATCTCAATGGAGACATTTGTGTGACTCCAGAGCCTCTGCTTTTCTCTTGTCTATATTCTCCTTAACCAGGTTCAAAATCAAAATTGGTTTCCTTCCATTATTGTGATGTCATCATCAGTCTAGAAATACCAATTCAGTTTAATTCAACACGTTTTATACTGATGGCAATTAAAGTCATGTTcggttttccctccctctcttatttcatttccatggctttccatttctgtttcatGAATATCCCATTACCTTCCACCATCTCCGTCATCCCAGTCCAGACCTTTGTCGCCTTTTGTTCGAGGGTAGCGGGCTCTTCCCCACCTGGTCTCCCAGCTCCACCTGTCCCTCTTCATTGCAGCCCTCGGCTGTCCCACCTGCCCAGAGCTCTGCAACCTTCCTGAGTCGCTCATAGCTTCTCATCGCCCACAGAGGAGCATCCAGTCTTCTGGCGCAACCTGTGACCCTTGGTGCTTGAGTCCTAGTGGTTCTCCGCTGTAGAACTTTCTACTGTGGAACTTTCCCCCATACCACTATGGTTCCTGGCCAGACAGGAGTGCTTGACCTTCCCTAACACACCTGGTACAGAAGATCCCTGACTTCACATTGGTTCAGTTTATGGTTTTTTGACTTTTTATAATAGTGCAGAAGTGATATGCATTTAGTTTGGATCTTTTCCCGGGCTGGCGATCTACAGTAGGGACCTCTTTTGTAATGCTGGGCAGGGGCAGCGAGCACAGCCCCCAGGCAAACCACGTGATCACGAGGGTCAGCAACCAACACACTTGAACCTTCCTGTTCTGGCTTTCAGTGCAGTGTAcagtaaattacatgagataccAGACACTTTATTGtgaaataggctttgtgttagaggattttgcccaactgtgCAATACTGTAAGTGTTCTCAACACATTTAAGGTTGGTGGGGCTAAGCTCTGATGTTCAGTCGCTTAGGTGTTTTCCATGCATTTTCAACTAAAGAGATTTCCAGCTGAACAATGGGTTTATTAGGAGCCAAGGCCGTCATAAGCCACGGAACATCTGTCTGTATTGTGTGCCTCtatgttttcctttattctttcctgACTGCCTCATATCCCTTTGTCTTTCTGTTGATCTGTCACTCCACATGAAGCTCCAGTCAaatacaacttcttttttttttttttaaggttatttatttatttacttattagagaaagcataagcagagggggaggcaaagagtgaagcaggctccccactgagtggggagcctgatgtgggactccatcccaggaccctgagatcatgacctcagccaaaggcagaggcttaacgcactgagccacccaagcacccccagccTATGATTATTTCAAGAAAAAGTCCTATTTGTGAATTCTTCATCTAGTGAAGATGAATTAAAATCAGAAAGTCAACTCTGCCACCTTTAAAAAcccaggaacagaaaaaaattccacGAGCAGGTATAACCCTATCCACAATAAATCACTTTCAATCCAGCCCTGAAAACTAATAC
This Neovison vison isolate M4711 chromosome 2, ASM_NN_V1, whole genome shotgun sequence DNA region includes the following protein-coding sequences:
- the LOC122900548 gene encoding conserved oligomeric Golgi complex subunit 2-like, translating into MPLLDKVRPRIASITAMLQQSLGGLLLEGLQTSNVDIIWHCLRTYATIDKTRDAQALVSQVLVKPYMDEVIVEQIVESHPDGLKIMYANKLLEFVPHHCRLLREVTGGAISRFCSGIPLEFYAPVP